The Oncorhynchus kisutch isolate 150728-3 linkage group LG10, Okis_V2, whole genome shotgun sequence region ccatccaacctgacagagcttgagaggatcggaagagaagaatgagagaaactccccaaacacaggtgtgccaagcttgtagcgtaatacccaagaagactcgaggctgtaatcactgccaaattgcttcaacaaagttctgagtaaaaggtctgaattcacatgtaaatgtgatatttcagtttttttattttttattagcaaacatttctaaaagcctgtttttgctttgtaattatggggtattgtgtgtagattgatgagagaaaaaaacaatgtaatcaattttagaataaggtttaacatgacaaaatgtggaaaaagtcaagaggctgaatactttccgaatgcactgtatttatttttttgctcagaaaacatgggggggggggaataaaatCACCTGCAGGTCAAATGGGAACCCTGTAGTAGAGGAACCTGCTTAAATTACTagcgccccgtagcactcatgtcggtagctatgtaatgctttgaaaggctgattatgtctcacatcaacaccatcatcccggaaacccacgacccactccaattcgcataccgccccaaaagatACATAGATTTCGGGATCTCAATCGCCCTccccactgccctttcccacctggacaaaatgaacatctatgtgagaatgctgttcatagcgTTCAACAGCATAGTGCCCCAGTGTCGATTTTAGCAtggaaatcttggtggggcaaacacatttttttattttttatttataatgCTTTCCAGCAAAGCcattacacaacacaacactaacaatacatgaattgcccTATAACGtggacaaacggtgcccacaaacagCAGCCCAACATCTTTCCACTGCAACACCTGGCTATCAaaggagccttgtctggcagcgaaacagttaattcagcctcatttactgcctttaaaaaaacataggtGATAAGGCTACCttgtttaaacaaatgtggtttcaaCTGACAATTTAGATGTACAAACTATAGTGAAGAGCGGATAAGAGGCTATccataattttgattaagacattaatgagcaagctaggAAGGACTTTGTCAACATAACTATtcgttcagcacttttgaaatgtacagcaacagaattcagaacatggccCGTTCTTAcaatattctccctgtacaccgagtcagaaccgtaggataaataatggGGACATATAAGCAgtcaatgaaagctcttacactattctatgattacatttctctaaaaaggcCATAGGCTACATAtgcatgtgcaccaccaagtcagaacagtaaatGAAATGAATAAGGGAAAAGGGACCAAAATATTAGCGTCAGGCACAtcggctactaacagcttacaacacaacatacacttagtattactttcttagctacagtatagatATCTTCCTGGCatgttacatcatttatgcagcagcatacaagacattttttagactcaccttgttgtgctgtgctcacttccttcgaaaccactcattgttgaatatgcaatttccAGCTTCTTTTGTAATGTTAATGTCCAATGAGCACAATACGttgtatctataatttctcttcattatttatcttcatatgacgtagattgaaaaggatttgccagtagattgtcgactttattcatgatgatgactgatagctaagattttgaaagtatgacgttgacatgatcagttcaatcaaagctactgtacatatacatttatttgacgtaattttatctgtggccaatgaccttgagccttcttggatgggctcTTCTAATGTAACTCTTGTCAGCACCCAAAGGGCTAGAATCTTTGAGACTTTGCGTGATGTAGTTTCCCCATGAGCGACAGAACACAGCCAATCATGGCGCAATACTCCGTATTTTCTTCTGGCTTGCCTCACCATCACAGAAAGCACTGAACTGGGCTGAAATACATACATTTTGGAGCTgcattactcaagaaaacaaaaaagagaccatgtttgtatgtggctttattaactcaatgatatatatatatatatatatatatatatatatatatatatatatatatatatatatatatatatattacattgttTGCACACTGATATGTAccccatatttttttttaaatgtggggctcaaaacaggctctgccccacctgccctgtaTGACGGGTCTTCGCtgtagtgcccacaaagctcattactaagctaaggaccttgggactaaacacctccctctgcaactggatcttggtcttaatgacgggccgcccccaggttgtaagggtaggcaacaacacatctgccacgctgattctcaacactgggacccctcaggggtgcgtgctcagtcccttcctgtactccctgttcacccacgactgcgtggacaaacacaactccaacaccatcattaagtttgctgacgacacaacagtggtaggactgatcaccaacaacgatgagaaagcctatagggaggaggtcagagaactggcagcgtggttccaggacaacaacctctacctcaatgTGACCAAGACAAAATAGCTGAtcctggactacaggaaaaggagggccgaacaggcaccctttaacatcgacggggctctAGTGGAGCGGGTCACGAGTTTCAActtcctttgtgtccacatcaccaacaaactatcatggtccaaacacaccaagacagtcgtgaagagggcacctTTTCCCTTTCACGAgattgaaaatatttggcatgggtccccagatactCTAAAGGTTCTACaggtgcaccattgagagcatcctggctggttctatcaccgcctggtacggcaactgcatccgaccgtaaggcgctacagagggtagtgcgtatggcacagtacctcactggggccaagcttcctgccatccaggacctatattttcttaactctatttcttgaactgcattgtttaagggcttgcaagtaagcatttcaaggtaaggtctactacacctgttgtattcggtgcatgtgacaaatacaatttgatttgatttgaacaagcaCTTCCTGATTTAATTTTGTCTGGAGATGAAATTATAACATTGATGTAGACTATAGGCCTCCCAAGATATGGCATATTGTATAATTGACTAAaataggtctatacagtatgtcaGGCCTAAGAATGTTAACTAAAGGAATATATACattgaatgtttttttatttactgccgtgggctaaatcagggtttCTTGGTAGTTTTATACAAATCTAGTTGAAAAAAAgtgtacacctcacacacatgggctttaaaaaaaagaagacacctgtaccatgtcagatatagaggtgatatgtattcaattttgagtttgcatcccaatattacactttatatagatTGCAGAAGACTGAAcaataacaaaaccgtttgacatagaaacactggattaTTGTTGTCTTTTAAACAAttgtgtttattaattatgaCATTATGAAACAAATGAATAACATTcaacccatgaggccactagatcatttgactgcaggaaagggctacaacgTTCTCGATTATGATTAACTTTCCATTTTGTATGACTGGGCAGCTTGTATTGTTTTGTGCTGTTTTTGTTGCTGTTCATTCTCTTGTTTTATAATGTGTCCTCACAATGGGCACAGATATCAGTTCTACATCCAGTTTGATTTACAGTTCtcaactaacgtgaatttaaTGTGAAATCAACTAAATAAATTcgccatgtcattggatttaggttaaaagttgggtgggAAAAAACGAAATGCCCTGATGTTGATTCGTTTTTGCAAATCAAATTAGTTGTCCCCATTGATTCAAAGTCATCACAACAACGTCGATTCAACTTGTTTTTTCCCCATCGTCTATTTCTATGTTAGCAAATTTCGAATGACAAATGTTTGACTAAATTAATTAGTCTTGTCCTCAATTGAAGGGATATCAGTAGCCTACACATACACCTGAGTCACTTTTCATGCTCTTGCGCCAACAAGCTGTAATCCGGACAGCGGTGGTTTAGGTGCCCAACCTGAGCTTTATACACAGTGGCCAAAGCCTCATACCAAGCATTAGGTTAACGGTTAATACGCTCAGGCAATGTTTGaggtctaaacaaaagactccttACTGCCTTGGTAAAAACAAACCAAATGTATATAGGAGCTTTTGACAGATATATAGGAGACAGATATAGGAGCTTTTTAGCAGCATCATGTACCCTAGGTCTGGGAGGAATCGAGTTTTTTTTTCCCATGCCAATTTCCATGTAAAAATGATATTTTATTGCTTTCATCATGATAAAAAAAATGGTTTTATGCCTGGATATCatttaaaattagatttaaaattATAACTGTTTAAGCATCTAATTATTTATTCAAACcgaaaatatttgctaaatagaTGACTAAGCTGTCAACTCTAAAGCCTTAAAAAAACTTCGTGAATCAGATAGAAACGAGACGAAAACTAGATGTTTTGATTAATGAATAATGGGAGAACAGAAACCTTCCAGTCTGAAGGCACTTGAAGACCTTTGTGACACGACTTATTTTGTGGTCTCCTCTCAGATTTCCAGTAAAATAGCCAACGGCAAGAAAGCACTTTAAAGACCTATTACATGGAGTGGAGAATAAACCTGGCCGCTGTATGGGTACTTTTTCACATAGTCTTATTAAAAGAGACTTCAAATCAATTTGTGCTCAGTCAAGTTTTTAGATGAATATTACACACCTCAATGAATAGACAAGATAAATGTTTTCTATGAAAATTCACTGAAGGTTAACCAGGAGGACAATCCCTACACAGAGTGGAAATATAACAATAATGGATTAAACTATTCAGTTCAATGATTTACCTAATATTAACAATATCACAGGTCCCCCTCCAAGACAGATGCATTTCAAGGGGTTGTATTCTGTCTATGAATGTATATGTGTTATTTGGACCAAAGATTTACTATAAAGAATGCAGATCTGAACTCGAATGAAAAATAAGTTATGAATATACTAAGAATTCAGAATAACCTACAAGGTAAACCCCAATGTGCTGCCATTACTCAAAACTGTTGAAGAAGCCATCTATATCTGAGTACAGTTAATTAAAAATGATTACTCAAACCGATAGTCACTgtgacaatttattttattttatctttatttaaccaggcaagtcagttaagaacacattcttattttcaatgacggcctgggaacagtgggttaactgcctgttcaggggcagaacgacagatttgtaccttgtcagctcgggggtttgaactgacaaccttccggttactagtacaacgctctaaccactaggctaccctgccgccccacaatgTGTAGGGGGCCCACATTTGAGTTGAATCATTTTGAACATTTTGAGTAACGCCCTCACTAAGCAATGACTCCAATATAATTTTCCAGTATGCCTTGCCTTTTCGAGTGAATGAATTCTAGTTACCACCCATGACCGTATTTGTTAATGGCATGAGACATGGTTATTGACATTTTCTgtcctgtggccttcaccaagtgagttccTAGGCGAATGTTATCAGTATAATTTAATTTAACTCTTAATTTAACTctttatgacaatacatgacaTATTTCATGAGGCCATATTTTGAGACCTATCTTTACCCTAATGCAGTTGCCTGAAATTCATAGTTTACAGGCCACATAAGGCCTGGAAGAAAGGTTGCAAAATTCCAATATCTTTCCCAGAATTCCCAGATTCTCAATAAAAACTGGTTGAAAGATTTCCAGGAATCTTACAAaaaggatttctggaaaacctgcaTAGGAAATCTACCAGCGTTTTGGTACCATACCTGCAAATCACTGGCTTGCAAAGTTATGTGTATTCCTATTGGTATCCAAGCTGAGTTAGGATAGCCAACAGTTTAATTTTATTCACCAGCAATCTGCATTTATAATGACTGCCGGAAAAACAAATAGAGTTCATGTGACTTCTTATTTAGTTTTTAGTCAGTACCACAAACATTTTAAGTAATAATGACTTCAGTTGAGTTTGAGTTGAATTTACTATAACTATTTGAGTTCAAATTTGagtaaaaaatgtattggggttGACAGTGATATATATGTATTTGAGTAATCCGTGGCTTTTGCTGCTTGAAACACCTTGCAGTAGGCTAcgaaacaaaataaaataaacaaaactCTCAAAATATGTTGGATTACAGTTTTCATATTTTATTCAAATGATAATCTGATCAATAAATAAGGTATAGCATGATAGTAAACAACATCTGGATATACAGTCTGGTTGATATAAAATACAAATGTGCAATTTGAATTGGAAGAacgaaaatgaaaaaaaaatgaaaacatttcTGGTTTATAAAATAAAAGCACAAACCTTTTGTTTATTAAATCACATAGCCTTGTTGTAGTGACTGTTGTGCCAGCATCCCTGGCGTCCAACTGAAAACAAAGTGACATTCTTTAGACAAGGGCTGTTTTCCCAACTGTCCGTTGGAAATTGTTCgtctgttgtttttgtttttgcgCTTTCTTGGTGGTTATATTGCCTATCCGGTTATTTTGTACTAATATTTTGGGTTCAGATAATGTCCCTCCCTGGTTCAAACCGGTTTTGTCTTAACCTATACTGCACAAAAGCCTCTACAATACTCCACCAGTATGTCTTAGTCTAACATGTTTGAGGAATGGATAACTAGCTTATTTCCGGTTTCCAAAAAAAAGTGGTTTGTTGAATAGTGTTTGGTGTCCATTATTTGATTTTAGTTTGAGGCTTTTAGTCCATGCTGAGTTTCTTTGTGTCTTCTTAAGTCGACTTTTCTCTGGAATCCCTTGCCGCAGAGGTCGCATCCGAACGGTTTGAAGCCCGTGTGTTTCCGGCTGTGCGTTATGAGGTTGGAGCTCTGGCTGAACGCTTTCCCACACACCTGGCATTTGTGCGGCTTCTCACCTGCATGACAAATGTACACATTAACCGTCGGTTACCTTTATTAGCCAAACCATATAGGCAAGCaagctgtttttattttattgtatcCGGTCAGGTCAATTAGGCATTAGTTATCACTATTAGCCGCATTGAGGTGGCCGTTTACGCAATGAACATATTTAGTGTTGCATCGAGGTATGTTTACTAATACACTACAATTTCTGACGTATACTTGCCTGTGTGGATGAATGTGTGTTTCTTCATGTCTGATTTCTGGTGGAACCTCTTCCCGCAATACTGGCATGGGTAAGGCCGTGTATCCGAGTGGATGAGGAGGTGCGTGGAGAGAGTCGACGACCTTTTGAAGCTTTTACCACAGATTTTGCAATCAAAACTTCTTTCCTGTGGAAGTATACAGGCAAATATTAGTCTAAAACGGACATATATCCTATATTGCATGTTTGCGTTGAATAATCAGTGACAAACGAGACGAGAATAGTCTAGATTCTAGAATGGTCACCTGAGAGTGCACAACTTTATGTTGCTCGAGGCTGACAGCATGTCCGAAGGTTTTGCCACATATATCACAACCATAGGGCCTCGTGCCACTGTGTGATCTGCGAACGTGAACCTCCAACCCATGGGGAGTCGAAAACACCTGCAGAGTTGTTTGAAATTCGTGAGGGTGATGGTGACAGGTTGATAAAGATAGTGATCATTATGCCGGAAAAAGTGTGTCCACAACCACAAATCCTCAAGCATGTCATTGCAAGGATAAGATGTTTCAATCCTCTACATTTGCATATATTATCTTACCTTGCTGCATTTGATGCACTTGTAGGCACCATTCAGAATGAGCCGTGAGCACAGAAGGTCAGACTCAGCCTTGATTTCTGAGCTTTTCCCCTGCAGGTTCCCTTCCGAGTACAACCCAACCCCGGGGGCGGTGGTTCTATCGAACAAACAGGCAGCGACCCTGTAATCACTGTAATTTTCAGGTACCGGGCTTCCCTCGAAGAGGGTCGGTTCGATGGCCCGGTCACCATAGTAACCCAGAGCTGGGCTCCGGTCCAGGTCCATGGgatggtggtgctggtggtggagACTTTGCTGGACCAGATGCCGAATGTCAGAACCAGAGTAACTGTTCCATGCATAGGGCCGGAATGGAACAGCAAAGGGTTGTGTCTCGTCCACGGAGGGAGACAGGGATTTATCAGAATCTACTGTTGAGTTGCAAATAAATATAATTGATTAGCGCGCTGTTCTTAACTCAGGATGGAGACAGGCAAACAGGATGTCCCGTCATCAAAATGGTGAAATTGTAATCACAAACGTTCAGTTCAAAGTAAACTCATGTTGATTTTCGATGTGATATGTCTGATGATGATTGTTTAACTTAGCCTATGTAAAATGAGGCTTTCACAAAACATCAAATTActtatcaaatatatttttttcgaTAAACGTATGAAGAGGATCATTGCGCCTGCTACTATCTCCCATATTCAGGTATCTAAAGGCCTACATTTTAATGCACCACAGACTAGATCTCTACCTGGTGATGCTGAGGGCGACGGAGGCCGCCAGAAGTCTTCATAATCCGAGGCTGGACCGCACACACTGTCCCCACAGCTGAGCGGGGACTTGGAGAAATCAGCCGTGTCAGCCAGGTGAGAGTCCGGGGAGAACCCGCCTATGGCATCGCCGCCAGTCAAGGCATCCAAGTCCTCTGGAATCTTACTATTCTCTGTTTTAATTACAACGAGCAGTAGCCTATTAAAGTAGCCTTAGCTTACAAGTATAACGACAAAAATACAACTTTGATAATGATAGCCTAACACTTTAATAATTATTCTTAGAAGACATAATATAAATACCGTTAATAATAGCCTAGAAATGTCAGCACAATTATATGTTATTAAGAATAACGATAGGATTTGCAAATTCATTCTATTGAGGTCAACGTAACTATCAAAATAAGGTAACATTCCGATTTGCATACAGGATAAGCCTACATGGGCTATATATCTCTTTCAATTAACAGCTAGAATTTAAATTCTAAATCATAGTCTTATAATATATTGCAGGTTCTTTTGAATGAAGCCATGCCTCAAAATATAGCCTAATAATTAGTACAAAAAGACAAATAAAAGTGTATATTTATACCAACATAATTAGGCTACAGAAAAACGAATGAGGTTGTGCATTTGTATGAAATATGTACACCTCACACAACATCCAGACATTAACATGGAGATAACATCCACATACCTGCACATATATGAGCTAAGATAGTATC contains the following coding sequences:
- the LOC109898063 gene encoding zinc finger protein Gfi-1, giving the protein MPRSFLVKSKKAHSYHQPRSFEDDYNRLDTILAHICAENSKIPEDLDALTGGDAIGGFSPDSHLADTADFSKSPLSCGDSVCGPASDYEDFWRPPSPSASPVDSDKSLSPSVDETQPFAVPFRPYAWNSYSGSDIRHLVQQSLHHQHHHPMDLDRSPALGYYGDRAIEPTLFEGSPVPENYSDYRVAACLFDRTTAPGVGLYSEGNLQGKSSEIKAESDLLCSRLILNGAYKCIKCSKVFSTPHGLEVHVRRSHSGTRPYGCDICGKTFGHAVSLEQHKVVHSQERSFDCKICGKSFKRSSTLSTHLLIHSDTRPYPCQYCGKRFHQKSDMKKHTFIHTGEKPHKCQVCGKAFSQSSNLITHSRKHTGFKPFGCDLCGKGFQRKVDLRRHKETQHGLKASN